The genomic segment CTGCTGGCCGGCCGCCTCGGCCAGCACCAGATCCGCGGTGGACTGGTCGGCCGGCAGCAGCAGCGGCCGGTTCGGGTCGCTGGTGTCGGCCAACCCGCAGACCAGGTGCTCGGGCCGGATCTCCGACCGCCGGGCCACATAGAAGGTCCGGCCGCCGAGCCGGAAGTACGTCGGCGCCACCTCGCCCAGCGCCGCCGCCACGAACGCGGGCGCCGCCATCGACGCGTCCGACAGCACCGCGCAGTCGGCGAAGAGCCGCTGCACCCCGTTGCCCAGCTCGGTGTTGAACATCCGGATCACCAGCCGGACATCCGGCGCCACCGCCTGGGCGCAGAGCGCGGCGTGGATGTTGCCCACGTCGTCCTGGTGCAGCAGGGCCAGCCCGGCCGCACCGGCCACCCCGGCCGTCCGGAAGGTCTCCTCGTCCAGCCGGTCGGCCTTGACCACGCGTACCCCGCGCAACGCCCGGACGTCCGGGCCGTCGGGCCGCCGCCGGTACGGCACGATCACCGTCACCCGGATCTGCGGATCGGCCGCCAACAGCTCGTTCACCAGGTGGAAGACGAGCGCGTCCTGGCCGCAGACCAGGTAGTGCGGGCGGTTGACGTCGCCGTTGGTGCGCAGCCCGTCGCGCAGTCGGGTCTCGACCACCCGCCGGGCCCGATCGCGCCAGAGCTCCGCCACGCCCGCGATGGTAGCCATCCTGATCACTACGTGCGGTCCGCCGGCATGCCGGCGACGGCGGCGGGTAGTGCCTGACATGCAGACCTTCCTGCCGTACCCGGATTTCATCCGGACCGCCGCGACGCTGGACCCGCTGCGGCTCGGCAAGCAGCGGGTCGAGGCGGTGCAGGTGCTGCGCGGTCTGACCCGTCCGGGGTACGGCTGGCGGCACCACCCGGCGGTGAAGATGTGGATCGGGTACGAGGAGGCGCTGGTCCGCTACGGACTGGACATCTGCGCCCGGTGGACGGCCGGCGACCGCGCCGACACCTGCGCCGCGACCCTGCGCGCCGACCTCGTCGCCGGTCGCGGTCTCTCCCAGGTACGCGACCAGGCCGCGCTCGCCGCCGCCGGTGAGCTGCCGCCCTGGCTCGGCCGCCCCGACCTGCACCTGAGTCACCGGGCGGCGCTGCTGCGTAAGGATCCGGACCACTACCGCCCACTCTTCGGTGACCTGCCGGACCTGCCGTATGTCTGGCCCACCTCGGACCGCGCGCCGGGGCCGGCGCCGGGCTGACCCGACCGGCAGACTGGACCCCACCATCGGATGGAGGGGTCTGGATGCGGCTGTCTCGTGGGGTGGGCGCGCTGATCGGCGTACGCCGGATTCAGGCCGACCCGGGCGGCGGTGGTGCGGCCCGGGTGCCCGGCTCGGTCGACGCGCTGGTGGTCGGCGGCGGGATCGCCGGGGTGTCGACGGCGGTGGTGCTCGCCGAACGCGGCGTCCGGGTCACCGTGCTGGAGGCCCGCCCGTCACTGGGTGGCCGGCTCGCGACCTGGCCGGAGACGATCGCCGGCGGCAGCGTCCAGCCGGTCGACCACGGCTTCCACGCGTTCTTCCGGCAGTACTACAACTGGCGCAACATCCTGCGCCGGATCGACCCCGAGCTGGGCTTCCTGCGGTCGGTGCCGGGCTACCCGGTGATCTCGGCACGGTGGCCGGCGGAGGAGTTCGGCCGGCTGCCGCCGGCCCCGCCGGTGAACCTGCTGGCGCTGATCGCCCGCAGCCGCAGCCTGCGGTTGCGGGACCTGCGCGGGATGGACGGCAAGGCGGCGTTGCCGCTGCTGGCCTACCATCCCGAGCGGACCTACGCCGAGCTGGACGGCACCACCGCCGAGGAGTTGCTGGACTCGCTGCGGCTGCCGGACCGGGCCCGGGCCATGCTCTTCGAGGTCTTCTCCCACTCGTTCTTCAACCACGAGCGGGAGATGTCGGCCGCCGAGATGGTGGCGAACTTCCACTTCTATCTGCTCGGCAACCCGGAGGGGCTGGCGTTCGACGCGCCGGACGCGGACTACGACACGGCGATCTGGGGGCCGTTGGCCGGCTATCTGGGCGCGCGCGGGGCCGAGGTGGTCACCGGGGAGGCGGCGGTCCGGATCATGCCGCGCGCGGGGGGCGGCTGGCGGGTCGCGACCGCCTCCGGCGCCGGGTACGAGGCGCGGTACCTGGTGATGGCGGTCGACCCGCCGGCGCTGACCGGACTGTTGGCCACCTCGCCCGAGCTGGCCGGGGCGGCGCCGGAGCTGGCCCGGCGGGCGGCCGGCTTCGGCGCCGGTGCGCCGTACGCGGTGGCCCGGTACTGGCTGGCCGGGGACGTGGACCGGCGCCGGCCGGTGTTCAGCGGAGTGTCCCGGCAACCCACGCTGGACTCGGTGACGCTCTACCACCGGCTGGAGCGGGCGGCCCGGCGGTGGGCCGGCGACACCGGCGGCGCGGTGGTCGAACTGCACGCGTACGCCTGTGAGCCGGACGTGCCCGCCACCGTCCTGGCCGAGCGGATGCGGGCCGAGTTGGCCGAGCTCTGGCCGGAGGTGGCCGGGCTGGCGGTGCGGGACTCGCGGGCCCGGGTGGAGGCGCAGGCGCCGTCGTTCCGGCCGGGCGCGCACCGGGACCGGCCGGCGGTCGCCACCGACGCGGACGGTCTGCTGCTGGCCGGCGACGGTGTCCACAGCGACCTGCCCAGCGCGCTGATGGAGCGGTCCGCGATCACCGGCATCGAGGCCGCCAACCACATCCTGCGGCGGTCCGGCGGGGCGGCGGAGCCGCTCTGGTCGGTACGCCGGCAGGGCCTGCTTGCCGGGCGGCCGCCCGGTTGACCCTTTTCTCACCGCTGTCCGTCGACGGCGGCATAGGCCACGGCGGCGACACAGACCAGGACGACGATGCCGATCCGGGTGGTCGCGACACGGGTCAGCAGCCAGGCGGTTTTCCGCATTCCGGGCAGGGCGGCCTTGGCCTTTCCGTAGTCCGTCCAGGCACGTCGGGCGATCGCGAATGCGATACCGGCCACCAGGCCAAAGACCATGCCGAGCAGGAGCGTGGCGACAGCGGTCGGGGTATCCACGGTGGCCAGTCTCGACCATTTCCCCGACCCTCGCCATCCACTATTCGTGCTAGGTAAACCGCGAAGAACATTCGGAGAGAGGCAACACCCGCGGGCACCGAATTACTTTTACCGAATCATTTTCGGATCGGGGCTTACCGCGTCGATCCGGCGCCGGCGGGCCAGCCAACTCACCACCAGCGCGAAACCGACGAACACCGGAACGTCCACCACGAACATCTGCCAGGGGGCGTCGGCGGCCGTCTCCGTACTGTCCAGGGCACCGAACGCCGCCGCCAGACCCATCGCCACCAGGTTGTTGACCACGTGTAGGGCGATCGCGGCCTCCAGCCCGCCGGTCCGGATGGTCAGCCAGCCCAGCACCACGCCGAAGACGACCAGGTCGGCAAAGCCCCACCAGGTGCCCCAACCGTGCGCCGCCCCGAAGACGACCGCCTGGACGGCGATCGGCAACCACGGCGTACGCAGGAAGGAGCCGACCGCCTGCAGCAGCCAGCCCCGGCAGACGTACTCCTCGGCGGCGGCCTGGAACGGCACCAGCACCAGCAGCAGCGCCGCGCTGGCCAGGAACGGCCCCAGCCCCACCCAGACCGAGAGGCCGTCGTCCAGCGGTTCACCGGTCGCGACCAGCAGGGCGGCGATCCCGGCGATCATCAGCCCGACCGTCGGCACGGCCAGCAGCAGGCACCGGCCGAGCCACCCCCAGCGCAGCCGCCCCAGCACCGACGACACGGTGCCCGCCGGCCGGGCCTGCACACCCCGGGCGGCGGCCAGCACGAACGGGGTGATCAGACCCAGCGAGGCCAACGTGACAGCCAGCTCGACGAGCGGGCTGGCGGTGGGCAGCCCGTCCACCCAGGTCCGCGTGCCGGTGGCGAAGGCGACCACCACGGAGCCGGAGAGCAGGGCGACGATCGCGGTTACGGCGCCGCCCAGCACGACGGCGGTGCCGACCAGCGGCTGCCACCAGCGGTGCCCGGCGGTGCGGCCGAGTCGGTGGTACGGCGTGCCCGGTTCGGCGGGGTGGATCAGTCCGGGCCGGGGCGCAATGTCCACAGTGTTACCTGCCGGGCGAGGGGGGTCGATGGCTGCAGAAGCGGTCATGCCACAAATGGTCGCCGGGGTCGGCGGCGAAGACGTCGGCCGCCGGCCCGATCCTCGGCTATACCGATGGTTGTGGTCGGCGGCGGGCGGCGCTCTATCGTCGTACCCGTCATGGAGCCCGCCGCCGGTCACACCGCCGACCCGCCCGCCCCCCGGCGGTCGTGGTCGGACTGGGTGCTGCCCGCGCTGCTGGTCGCGGCTCAGCTCGGCTACTGGCCGGGGCTGCCGCTCTGGCGCGGCGAACCGGTCGACCCGACCGAGGCGGCGGTGGGGCTGGCCGCCACCGTCCTGATCGGCGCCGCCCTGGTCGCCCGGCGGCGGGCGCCGGTCGCCGTCCTGGCCGGCGCGCTCGTGGGGTTGACCCTCGGGCAGCTGGCCACCCCGCTGGACAGCCTGGTGGTCGTCGCGACCGTCGACCTGATCGCGCTCTATTCGGTCGGCGCCCACCGGCCGGTCCGCACCACCGTCGGCGCCGCCGCGGCCGCCGCCGGCTGGCTGGCCCTGGCCAACGCCCACCTGTTCGGCGTGGACCTCGAATACGCCTACCTCCAGGGCCTCGGGATGGTCTCCTACCTGGTGGCGATCGCGCTCGGCCAGGGGCGGCAGCGGTGGCGGCTGGCCCGCCGGGCGGCGGCCGACCAGCTCGCCGAGGCGGAGACCCGACGCCGGCAGGCGGCGGTCGCCGAACGCCACCGGCTGGCCCGGGAGCTGCACGACACCAGCGCCCACCAGTTGACCGCGATCGTGGTCACGGTCAGCGCCGCCCGCCGGCTGGCCGCCAGCCGGCCGGAACTGGCCGCCGACGCGCTCGCCTTCGCCGCCCGGACCGGCCGGGAGACGCTGGCCGCCCTGCGCCAGCTCGTCGCGGTGCTGCGGCAGGACGAACGGGAGGTGGGGCCGCCGCTGCCCGACCGGATCGGGGAGCTCGCCGCCGGTTTCGGCCGGCTCGGCCAGCCGGTCGTCGTGGAGCTGGACCTGCCCCCGGCCGAGCCGCTCGTCGAGCCGGTCGCCGAGGCCGCCTACGCGATCGTCCGGGAGGCGCTCACCAACTCGCTGCGCTACGCACCCGGCGCCGGAGTCCGGGTCGGCATCGTCGAGCGGGACGGGGCGGTTGAGGTCGACGTCCGCGACGGCGGCCCGACCCGACCGGCCGTTGACAACACCGTGGCCGGGACCGACGCAGGATACGGCGCCGGGGCCGAAGCCGACACCGGCCGGGAGGGTTTCCGGCTCGGTTCCGGCCGCGGGCTGGCCGGGGCGGCCGAGCGGGCGGCCGAACTCGGCGGCTCGTTCGAGGCGGGCCCCGAGCCGGGCGGCGGCTGGCGGGTCCGAGCCAGCCTGCCGACCCGGGCCAGCCTGCCGACGAGCGCGACCGGCGCGGCCGGCGTCGGGGCGCACCGGATGCGCCGCTGGCTGCGGCCGATGGATCTGGTCGTGCTGATCGGCTGCCTGACGTTGCCGGCCAGCATGCTGCTGCTCAACGAGGAGGAGCCGGGGCTGCCGGCCGGAATGGACGGCGCCGATCTCGTCCTGACCCTGCTACTGCTGACCGGCCACGCGCTGCCACTGCTGTGGCGACGCCGGGCGCCCTGGCTGGCCCTGGCCGGCGTCCTCGCCGCCGCGGCGTCCTGGACGCCGGTGTTCGGCTACCGGCTGTTGCCCGAGGACGGGCTGGTCACGCTCGCCTTCGGGGCGGTGGCGGAGCTGGCGGCGGTGTACGCGGTGGCCGTCTACGGCCGCCGGCGGGGGCTGAGCTGGCTGGTGATCCCGGTCTCGGCGGCGGCGCTCGGGCTGATCGCCGCCGCCCCGTTGGCGGTGGATCCGCGCCTGCACGAGTCGGTGGCCGGCCAGCCGCTGCCCACCGTGGTGTTCAGCGTGCTGCTCGCCGGGCTCTTCATCGCGACCGTGATCGGGATGCTGGCGGCCGGGCCGGTCGCGGTGGCGTGGGGCATCGGCTACGCGGTCCGGCGCCGGCACGATCGGGTACGCGACCGCGAGCGGTCCGCCCTCGCCGAGGCGACCGCCCGGGTGGTCGCCGAGGCGCACGCCGAGCGGGACCGGGTCGCCGCCGGGCTGCGCGCGGCGGTGCTGCACGACGCCGGCCGGCTCGTCGAGGCCGCCGACCAGGCCCGGATCGACGAGGTCGCGGAGTCCGCCCGGGCCGCGTTGACCGGCATGCGCGGCCTGCTCGGGGACCTGCGGGATGCCCCCACCGAACCCTAGGAGAGGCTGACCCCCATGCCCGTACGCGTCATCGTCGTCGACGACCAGCCGGTGGTCCGGGCCGGCTTCGCGGCCATCATCGACGCCGAGCCGGACCTGACGGTGGTCGGCGAGGCCGGCGACGGCGCGGCCGCCGTCGAGCTGGCCCGGCGGCTACGCCCCGACGTGGCGTTGATGGACATCCGGATGCCGGGCATGGACGGGTTGACCGCCACCGGGCTGCTCACCGCCGACGGCGACGGGCCGCGGGTGCTCGTGCTCACCACGTTCGACCAGGACCGCTACGTCTTCGAGGCGCTCCGGGTCGGGGCCTCCGGTTTCCTGCTCAAGGATGCCGAACCGGACGACCTGCTCGCGGCCGTCCGGGTGGTCGCCGGCGGGGAGGGGATGCTCGCCCCGGCGATCACCCGCCGGCTGATCGACGCCTTCGCCTCGGGTGGCGTCGCCCCGCCACCGGCAGCCGGGCCGTCTGAAGTGGACACGCTCACCGCGCGCGAGCGGGAGGTGCTGCTGCTGATCGCCGGTGGGCTCTCCAACCAGGAGATCGGCGAGCGGCTCAAGGTCGCCACCGGCACGGTGAAGACCCACGTCAACGGCCTGCTCACCAAGCTGGGGGTACGCGACCGGGTGCAGGCCACCATCCTCGCGTACGACGTGGGTCTGGTCCGGCCGAAGGGCTGACCGGCGTCAGCGCGCGACCCCGTTCAGCGGTCGCGGCACGTACAGGCCGAGCCGCAGCGCCCGCACCGCGGCCTGGGTGCGGGACCCGGCCCCGAGTTTGGCCAGGATGTGCGCCACGTGCGCGTCGACGGTCCGGCCGGCGACCACCAGCGCGGCGGCGATCCGCCGATTCGGCCAGCCCTCCACGAGCAGGCCGAGGATGCCCAGTTCGCGACGCGTCAGGCCGCGCAGGTCGCCAGCCGGCGAGAGCAGCACCACCGCGTCCAGGTGGGGCGCGGCGGCGGACCGGCAGGTGATCACCGTCACCCGGACGTACCGGCTGCCCTCCGGGCAGACGAAGGAGACGTGTGTGTTGTCGGCGGCGAGCACCCGGCTGGTGTGCACGATTTCGGAGCCCTCGGTCAGCCGCCGGTCCCCGGCGAGCCCGGGCAGCGGAAGGCAGTGGCCGGCCCGGGTCAGCACCACGCCGGCCGCCGCGCCGGCGACCAGCCGGGCGTGGGCGGCGACCGAGCGTATCGGATCGACGGCGTTGGCGATAACCGGGCTGACCAGGCGGAGGAACGACCGCATCCGGTCGTCGGCGTCGTCGGCGCGCTCGCTGTGCGTACTGAGTACTCCCAGGTGCCGGCCGTCCGGCGCGAACAGGGCGGCCGTCAACCCGTTGCGGAAGCCCGCCGGCTCCAGGTAGTCCGCCCAGATCGGTAGTTCGGCGGGTGGGACCGGCAGATCCCGCAGGGACAGCGGCGGCCCCGGCCGGGTCAGCCCGATCCGCTCCAGGTCGGCCAGGTAGGCCGGGGTGCCCCGGTAGTCCAGGATCGACTGCTGGTAGCCGGTGCTGGCCAGCGGGACGGCCAGCTGCCGATCGGTGTCGAGCACCGTGACGGCCCCGCCGTCGAAGGGCACACACCGGCGCAGGGCCGTCAACAGTGCCTCCGCCCGCTGCAGTGGGTCATGGTAGGACGAGGCGATGCCCCCGATCTCGGCGATGGTGTCGATCGCGCCCGGCGGTAGGTCAGGCATGGCACGCTCCGTCCTCGTCGGTGGCTCCGCTGGCCGGTGCCCGTACCAACGAGAACTGCCGGCGTGGCCACTGGTGGCGGGCTGCCGGACGGCCCGAATTTCGGGAACACGCCGGGTGTCGGAAAGCCGTCGGAACGCGACTCACGCTGTGGCTTGACTCAGGAGCAC from the Solwaraspora sp. WMMD1047 genome contains:
- a CDS encoding MSMEG_6728 family protein, which encodes MQTFLPYPDFIRTAATLDPLRLGKQRVEAVQVLRGLTRPGYGWRHHPAVKMWIGYEEALVRYGLDICARWTAGDRADTCAATLRADLVAGRGLSQVRDQAALAAAGELPPWLGRPDLHLSHRAALLRKDPDHYRPLFGDLPDLPYVWPTSDRAPGPAPG
- a CDS encoding FAD-dependent oxidoreductase; protein product: MRLSRGVGALIGVRRIQADPGGGGAARVPGSVDALVVGGGIAGVSTAVVLAERGVRVTVLEARPSLGGRLATWPETIAGGSVQPVDHGFHAFFRQYYNWRNILRRIDPELGFLRSVPGYPVISARWPAEEFGRLPPAPPVNLLALIARSRSLRLRDLRGMDGKAALPLLAYHPERTYAELDGTTAEELLDSLRLPDRARAMLFEVFSHSFFNHEREMSAAEMVANFHFYLLGNPEGLAFDAPDADYDTAIWGPLAGYLGARGAEVVTGEAAVRIMPRAGGGWRVATASGAGYEARYLVMAVDPPALTGLLATSPELAGAAPELARRAAGFGAGAPYAVARYWLAGDVDRRRPVFSGVSRQPTLDSVTLYHRLERAARRWAGDTGGAVVELHAYACEPDVPATVLAERMRAELAELWPEVAGLAVRDSRARVEAQAPSFRPGAHRDRPAVATDADGLLLAGDGVHSDLPSALMERSAITGIEAANHILRRSGGAAEPLWSVRRQGLLAGRPPG
- a CDS encoding type II CAAX endopeptidase family protein, giving the protein MDIAPRPGLIHPAEPGTPYHRLGRTAGHRWWQPLVGTAVVLGGAVTAIVALLSGSVVVAFATGTRTWVDGLPTASPLVELAVTLASLGLITPFVLAAARGVQARPAGTVSSVLGRLRWGWLGRCLLLAVPTVGLMIAGIAALLVATGEPLDDGLSVWVGLGPFLASAALLLVLVPFQAAAEEYVCRGWLLQAVGSFLRTPWLPIAVQAVVFGAAHGWGTWWGFADLVVFGVVLGWLTIRTGGLEAAIALHVVNNLVAMGLAAAFGALDSTETAADAPWQMFVVDVPVFVGFALVVSWLARRRRIDAVSPDPKMIR
- a CDS encoding histidine kinase, giving the protein MEPAAGHTADPPAPRRSWSDWVLPALLVAAQLGYWPGLPLWRGEPVDPTEAAVGLAATVLIGAALVARRRAPVAVLAGALVGLTLGQLATPLDSLVVVATVDLIALYSVGAHRPVRTTVGAAAAAAGWLALANAHLFGVDLEYAYLQGLGMVSYLVAIALGQGRQRWRLARRAAADQLAEAETRRRQAAVAERHRLARELHDTSAHQLTAIVVTVSAARRLAASRPELAADALAFAARTGRETLAALRQLVAVLRQDEREVGPPLPDRIGELAAGFGRLGQPVVVELDLPPAEPLVEPVAEAAYAIVREALTNSLRYAPGAGVRVGIVERDGAVEVDVRDGGPTRPAVDNTVAGTDAGYGAGAEADTGREGFRLGSGRGLAGAAERAAELGGSFEAGPEPGGGWRVRASLPTRASLPTSATGAAGVGAHRMRRWLRPMDLVVLIGCLTLPASMLLLNEEEPGLPAGMDGADLVLTLLLLTGHALPLLWRRRAPWLALAGVLAAAASWTPVFGYRLLPEDGLVTLAFGAVAELAAVYAVAVYGRRRGLSWLVIPVSAAALGLIAAAPLAVDPRLHESVAGQPLPTVVFSVLLAGLFIATVIGMLAAGPVAVAWGIGYAVRRRHDRVRDRERSALAEATARVVAEAHAERDRVAAGLRAAVLHDAGRLVEAADQARIDEVAESARAALTGMRGLLGDLRDAPTEP
- a CDS encoding response regulator transcription factor, whose amino-acid sequence is MPVRVIVVDDQPVVRAGFAAIIDAEPDLTVVGEAGDGAAAVELARRLRPDVALMDIRMPGMDGLTATGLLTADGDGPRVLVLTTFDQDRYVFEALRVGASGFLLKDAEPDDLLAAVRVVAGGEGMLAPAITRRLIDAFASGGVAPPPAAGPSEVDTLTAREREVLLLIAGGLSNQEIGERLKVATGTVKTHVNGLLTKLGVRDRVQATILAYDVGLVRPKG
- a CDS encoding helix-turn-helix transcriptional regulator encodes the protein MPDLPPGAIDTIAEIGGIASSYHDPLQRAEALLTALRRCVPFDGGAVTVLDTDRQLAVPLASTGYQQSILDYRGTPAYLADLERIGLTRPGPPLSLRDLPVPPAELPIWADYLEPAGFRNGLTAALFAPDGRHLGVLSTHSERADDADDRMRSFLRLVSPVIANAVDPIRSVAAHARLVAGAAAGVVLTRAGHCLPLPGLAGDRRLTEGSEIVHTSRVLAADNTHVSFVCPEGSRYVRVTVITCRSAAAPHLDAVVLLSPAGDLRGLTRRELGILGLLVEGWPNRRIAAALVVAGRTVDAHVAHILAKLGAGSRTQAAVRALRLGLYVPRPLNGVAR